CAAGTTTATCAAATCATCTAACGAAAATAAGTTAACGAACTAATCTTTTTCGTTTTTCGTATGGATAATCAGTGATTCCATGGCATGGCACGCACGAAGTCATGTGCTGTTCAGAAAATGGCAGCCACTTAAAACCTGCCAAGCAATTTGCAAATTCTTAATTAGAGTCTGGATTACAGTCTCAATTTAGTAGGTCTTAATCCTTATTGTTTCATTCATTCACGTGGCTCATTTGCAAAATTCCAAAATACAATAAAGCCAAAAACTGTAATAATTCGTATTTTGGAGTTTATACCACTGAGCTCATAATTTTGAAAGCCATCTTAATCATCTGATCAGTCAGTAGATCTACAAGTTTTTTtccaaagattaaaaaaagtaATAGAACTATCGTAGTCGAAGAAAAACCACCCATTTTGCCATAGCAAGAATTCAAAACTTGATGGACCACTTTAATCTTTATGTCATATCATTAGCTCTTGTCGTCTCCGTATTGTTTATAATTATCTGGATCTTTCGAATTGtggataaatttatataattttgttggtAAAAATATGAGAACACTTCGACCTTTCTCTATCAAACATCCAAACTTTTATCACATATTCCCAAAACTTAAGATGAATTCATCAAGTCAGCATAGCTCTGCATTTACGTGTGTGATAACGTTATTAGAtcattatcaatatatattgaCCTAATTAAAAGTTAAACTGACCTAGAAGTAAAACAGTAGAAGTAATGTGGAAAGATACTTGACTTTGACAAAAGGTACAGTCCAACAATAAATACATCTAGACCTCTGCCCATCTACTATCTACGATTCAGCTCGACACAACTTGATAAGTTTCTCTGCAATCttcagttttatttgtatatatatttttacaaaacatgCTTACCGGTAATCACTCGGATTCCATCACGTGCCACATGAATTTTTCTTCGAGTCACCTGTTTTTATGTTTCCCCGGCGATACAAACTATCAGATCAGAATTTACATTTCGAACAATTTAGCGTATTCGAGAAATTTTGATTTAGTTCTCTATATTGAAAAGTTATATACAGTATATGAATCCAAATTCACCAAGTTATAAACTTATACTGGATAAGTACGTACGTTTAGTCAAGTTGAAACTTCTGTTTGGTTACTTATCGCACAAGGGGTTAAACATGTGTTCTTCCTATTTTCAACTAGATTCAGTTgtttataaaatagtaaaatgaaATGGGAAAAGAAAGATCATATTGCAAATGGAGACAAAGATCTCCGCGTCTTTAGTTAAATGAAATCTCACATTGCATATGGGTCGGTTGCAGCGTTGACATATTTATTGTTATCGTCTATCCCAATGAAACAACTGAAATATGAAATGAGATACTATGAGACATACTAATTCATAAACAAAGATTATAGTAACAATTTGACCAGCAAGAAAACTAAACGAATCAGTGATTCAGTAGTGATTTTCTTCGAGGCAAGCAATTACATGCAAATGGATAGTATAAAAagtcacatttttttttccttttaatatttgctacaattaaaaattattaaatgtttggaagcatcaCTAAAGAAGAAattatctttcttctctctctagTCTTTATCTTATTTAATTTCTCCATCTTCCTTATGATCAAATACCCAAAGCTCCATCATCTTTCTATATAAATTACTTGGACAAatttagaagaagaagataggaaagaaataaaacaaagaacgTTTACTTCATTGTTAAACTGGAGATGGTGTTTGGTTGGAGAAAAGCGTTCTGCAATTCCGTTTCAAGTAATCAACAACAATCATCATCACACATTCCTACACCAAGACTCCGATCAAAGTTTGGTTTTTTCTCAAACCCATCAACTCCCCGTGTCCAGTCTCCAGGCGGCAGCGGCCGTGGTAGCGGAATCGGATGCCGCTCCGCCGCTTCAACCTCAGCCGCTAACCCATCTCTTCCCACAAGTCCCAAGCTCCATTGCAGGACTACGAGCAATGCAACTCCAAGGACCAGTAACAGCTCAACTCCTAAGCTTCTCTCTAACCCTTCTTCCCCTAAATCATCATCCACTCATGGCGGCGTTTCTCTCCTCCGTGCCACACTTCTTCTCAACAAAGTAAAGATTGATTGTAATCAGTTTCCTTAATTTCATAGATTTTCAGACAGGGGTAAACTAATTAaagtctgtttctttttttaatgcaGAGTAATAATAACAGATGTGGGATTTGCCTACAGAGATTGAACTCGGGTCAAATCAATTCAACGGCGATTTTCACGGCGGAGTGTTCACATTCCTTTCACCTCTCTTGCGCCGTTAAATTAGACGGCAAACGTTGCCCGTTCTGTTCCGCCGCCTGGAATTACACGCCGAGGTCGGATGCTGAGTCTGTGAATTTAGAATCCGACCCGGGGAGAGGACCCGAGATCCGAGAAATCAAGACGGGAAAATCGTTAAGAGTGTACAACGACGACGAGACCTTAGCTTACTCGCCCGTTTCTCTTGCTCACTTCAACAGCATACCGGAATCAGACGAAAACGACGACGTAGACGAAGAAGGCCATGAGTTCCCCGGATTCTTTTCCGATTCTTCAATTACTCCGGCGACGTTTTCTGGTTCGATTCCTCCCATCTCCGGGACTCTAGAGGTTAAAATGCTGCCGGAATCCGCCGTCGTGGAAACAGGGAAAAGGATCGAGACGCACGTCGTCGTGATGAAACTGAAGGCGTGTTTACCGTCGTCGTCGACGGCGGACGCGATTAGAGCGAGCAGGCCGTCGATAGATCTGGTGACGGTTCTCGATTTGAGCAGCGGCGGAGCGAGCTTGCGGACTGTTAAGCACGCGCTGAGACTGGTGATCTCTCTGCTCCGGGAGATGGATCGGCTTTCAATCGTCGTGTTCTCGACGGGATCGAAACGGTTAATGCCGTTACGACGGATGACGGATAAAGGACGGCGATCGGCGCGGCGAATCGTCGACGCACTCGTCGGAATCGAAACCGCCGGCGGCGGGGGGATGAGCGTTAACGACGCGTTGAAGAAAGCGGTTAAAGTCGTTGAAGATCGGAGGGAGAGGAATCCGTCGGctagtatttttgttttatccGACGGTCAGGATCAGCCGGAGGCGGTTTTGAAAGCTAAACTAAACTCCGCGCGTGTGCCTTTCGCCGTTTCCACCACGCGCTTCTATCGTTCGGAGATCCCGGTACACTCCGTTTCGATCGCTTCTCCAAGCGCGTTGCATCACGCGCCGCTTCGAGACGCGTTCACGGAGCGAATCGCTTCTTTGCTAAACGTGGTTCTCCATGACGTCAAGCTTAATCTCGGTTTAGTCTCCGGTTCTCCGTTGACTGAGATTTCAGCGGTTTACTCTTTAACGGGTCGGTCGGGGAGTTTCGGATCCGGTTCGGCTGTTATCGTCGGCGATCTGTTCgcggaggaggagagagaatatCTTGTTGAGTTCAAAGTACCGACTTCTTCGTCGAGCGGGTCCCACCATGTAATGTCCGTACGATCTTCGGTCGTTGACCCCGCGACGCTTCAGCCATTGCCTTGTCCGAaagaaaaacgttttttgatccCACGGCCACAGGCCGTCCGATTCGCATCTTCGAGCATCGAACGGTTGAGGAATACACACTTGGTGTGTCGCGCTGTAGCTGGTTCACGCAAGCTGATTGAGCGTGATGATTTTGCTGGAGCATATCAGCTTCTAACGACGGCTCGGTCAAACGCTTCTGATGATAGCTTAATGAGCCTGGACGCTGAGTTAGCTGAGCTAAGCCGGTTGAAACCGAGAATCGGTTTAGCAAACCGAACCGAAGAGAAACCTGAGCAACTTACGCCGACTTCGGCTTGGAAAGCGGCCGAGAAATTGGCGAAAGTGGCTATCATGAGGAAGCATTTAAACCGAGTCAGCGACATGCACGGCTTGGAAAACGCcagattttaagttttttttttctcttaaaaaatcttagttatttttgaaggtatggtatataattatttcaGAAACCAATAATTTAGTAaggaaataataataagtataaAATGATAGAAGTGTGATTTTTTGAAAGGGACACTATAGgtgcatgattgcgacaagcaGTAGCCGACGGGTGTGGCCTTTTTTGTAATGCAGAGATTGGTATTGGAGAATTAATTGGTCTTTTTAGCTTTTATCATCTtcctttttgtaattttaagaaaatccaAATTTCTGACTGAAAAAGtggaaataaataaatgatgtattctttttgaaataattatacCATAAGACAGTTTTAAGTTTATTATTACACAATAGGACAGTTTATGCTACCAAGACAGTTTCTACTAACACCTTCCTTTTATCCTAAACGAGCTAGTCAGTTTGTAACTAAAGTGGGTCCcatatatcttcttcttcttcattttcttctcttgagttctttatttttctttttgtaaaataaatgttgtttttctaaaacatttttttcagaaatatgtttataatcaatatatttattatccaAACTATCTTTTGAGATATGTCAAGTTATATCTCTGATGGTGGTATAATCATGATGTATACAAGCTTTCTCGTTCAATGGATAAACCTCTGCCTCGAATTCTAAAACGTGATTCAAAACTGTGGCACTGGTTCTGAAGCTCCAGAATTGTCGTCGGTTTGCCCCTTTTTGTCACAGCCACCACCTATGTCCTATGAGAAGCTCGAAAGCAACAATGGCCAACTttggaatttttaaaaatctggtCCCTCATcttttgtataatttatttttaaccaaatatttttatttgtgaagaaGTCTGTTCTATTTTTCTCCCAAACTTCCAagcttttgttttgttatagTTAAGAGTATCAacattacaaatataaaaaaaacagagtaacaTTTGGGGGTTGACTGAGCAGATGTGTGTACACAAAACAAATACGTACACAACAACgattgtacacatgtacacataTAACAAAGTTAATGTAAGAAACAATATCAACACTTATACTATCAATAAAATAAGTATTATTCACGAACATGAAAACTAATCCTTTCACGTAAGCTACACATTCATGATCCATGTCCTTAtctacaaagtttttttttttcatttttcacttattTCACATGTACACTAAAAGTATGTACACGCGCAATATCTTTGTGTACACAAACATGATGtacacaaaataaaacacaaatgcaatacaataattattttgCAAAGTTTTAGCTATAAATTtgcatttatgttttattttgtgtacATCATATTTGTGTACACCGAAAATATTGCATGTGTACATAAATTTACTATACATGTGTACAATCGTTCCTTTAGTAATATACAATGTACACATGTGAAAATGTACTCATGTACACATATTATTTTTGTGCCCGTATAATCATGTTGTGAAATTATATGGtgttaatatattattgtacaagTAATTTGTGTACAAATCTGTAATTTTTAAGGCTAAATTGTAAATAGTTGAAAGCTAAAGGACCAGTCTTGCAAATACAAGAACCTTGGTTTAGGAACAAGTCCCGTCGAGGTTTGAGAGACCCTGGTTTGGTTCGCCGACGGTTGGCAAGGAGGAGAGGTCACGGAGGAAAGTACAATGGAGCTTGACGAGCCACCGAATTGAAGACCTTGAGGAAGATGAGACGCGACGGCGCGAGAGTGaccatctggtgatgatgaatTGTAGACTCGCCGCAAAGTAGGAGATCGGAAACAGAGTCGGAGACTGAGCCGGCGGCGGTGTTTGTCGTAGGATGAAGGTCaaggtggagaagaagaagatcgaagTGGAGAAGAGAAAGTTGTGctccaaaataaaattattatcaagTTTAATCCTCTTTCACGTCCACCAATAATAAGAAATTCTTTGTGTtccaaagaaaaataataataattaacatgGTAGGACCACTTTAGTTAGATAAATGACTTTAGTGATAATGGTTTGGTTTCTAGTTAGAAAAAACTACCCCACTAGCGGAAACTGTCTTATCCTgtaaataaaacttgaaaactGTCCTAGAGTGTAAATGACTCATTCTTTTTTGAGTTTATTACACAAATGGGCagtttcaagttttcttttacACAATAGAGCAGTTCCCACTAAAGAGGTAGTTTTTCAATGGAAAGACTCCAAAAAGCGTAACTGATCGTTTCATTTAGTTAGGTTAACTAACCATAAAATTGGTCAACTAAACATTTAAATGCACTTGAGTCCTAATATCTTTCTCTCTCCCTCATCGATTTTACTCCtacatttttttctcaaatctcaCAAGCCATGCTTTTCATGTTCTACAATAGCTTCACATCTATGAACCTAaccaaataatgaaaataatcaaTATCCCAACGGCGTATGACCAAATTGTCGTCGAGGACTCGAGCTTTGACGAACTTGAGTTCTGGGTTCGAGAATTACGGAATCCTAGATGATGAAAGCTAAAGAAAAGTTGATTCTTTTGGTGCTTGGAGTTGACAGGTCAATAAACGGGTTACAGTCGAAAAGCTCCAATTCATCACCTCCTCTCCGCCCTCAGCTCCTCTGTCCAAGATGGCGTCGATGTTAGGTCTCGTTCACCGGTGGTCGTTGCTCTTCGTCGCGTCTCGTTAACATCGGCTTCTCCACGTCTCAAGCCCATGACTGCTCCATCTCGGGTCGTGCTTTCAGCCTTCGCCGCCATAGGAATTAATTCTCATTGCTGTGTCTCTGCTCCGTCGTTGCCTGCTCGCCATCGTCGTCAACGAGATCCAACGAAAAGATAGACCGAGCGACATCAATGGATGAGTTTCATCTTTTTCAGAAATAGTCCTTcggttttaattatttttattatgcccccaaaatattaaaatgtgcAGATTAGTCCCCAAAATCACATTATACATGACATGAGATGTACACGAGTACACGACATGGGATGTACAAAATCACATTGTGTAGAAAACAACAATCTTTCAGAAATAATCAGCTggcttttgattatttttattatggCCCCATAGCATTAAAATGTGCAGATTAGTCTCCAAAAATACATTGTACACGACATAGAATACATGAGATCTACACGTGTACACAACCAATTTGTACACGACATAGATGTACACGATTACATTGTACAGAATGTACACGGCATGGGATGTACACAATCACATTGTACATCAAACAATAATCTTTCTATATGGAAGCATGCTCCCATATTGGAATAAATCGATGGGACGAGATTTGCGGAAAATATTTCACAGGCACTGATGGTTATGCATTGAAAGCTAGATCTTGGAAggcttttattctttttaacaCTTCTAAATATGTTTGCATGTTTAACATATATACTTTCAAAAGAAATTTACATGTACACATGTTTTCACTATCGATAAGGGCTAATGTGTACAATATACATATCTTATTTTATCAGATGTTTACATGTACACATATGTTTGAGATTGATGTTAGATGTCCAACATGTTGTAAAGTTATGTACATTCGTTAGTGTACGTGTGTACATGTATACATTAAATGTTGGTAACATATATGTGTACAATACATATGgtagtgtacatgtgtacatcactgaaaaattaaactaattccATTCAAAGATGAAATGGTAATAGAATATGACTTCATATCAttatacaaagattaatgaagtTGATTCTCAAATGGTAGTAGAATATGAATTACATATCATTATACAAAGCTTAATGAAGTTGATTCTCAAATGGCAGTAGAATATGACTTTCATATCTCTTTAACATATACATGCATACACCAACATTTTCGTATACATCATCGTGCTCACCCAATGTACTCGTGTACACAAACAAATGTACatacacaaaacacaaaatatatgtttCGTTTAGATCAAAACCGTATGCAACCTGTATGTATTGaacttctttctttctctctgctCCCATTTCATTCTCTTCAACATTCCCAAGATTCCCAGATTTCAGATTATGTCTCTCGCTTGAGAATCGGTCTGTCGAAAAAATCCTCCCAGCCAGAAGTTCTTTAAAATCATGAAGGCCATGCGCCTCTTCGCCGCTCCCCCTCCCCCCTCGATATCCTCCACCGCTTCGTCACCTTCGGAAACACAAAGATATTTATTTAGAAagggaaacaaaataaaaaatcaaagcagTTATCACCCTAATCACCTACGTTCACTTCCACCCACAGACTCCGTCTCCTCGACATTGTTGCCGGAATCTTCAACGTACGTTGTTAAACTCTCTCACCGGCTGGAAATCGCCTCCTATTCCTCTCAAACAGAGTTTCGAGATTTATTCTCGGTAACTGATGTTTGTCAAAAGGTAAAGGTGACAGTAATTAATAACATGACCCCACTACTCCcgttttgaaattcaaaaaccaaaccaaaaaatataataaaataattaacctaATTAAATGAAATGACCAGTTACGCTTTTTGGAGTCTTTCCATTGAAAAACTACTTCTGTAGTGGGAACTGCTCTATTATgtaaaagaaaacttaaaaCTGCCCATGTGTGTAATaaactcttctttttttataaactataaaatgcAAAAGTGTGGTGTGGTGGATTATTAGAGAGTGTGCTTGCAACGCTGGACTTCAAAATCAAAAGTAAATTTAGACCTAGTTTATATTATCGTGCCGTTCAAATTTAATGgatttattatactttatatcttAAATCATGATTTCTCATGTGGTCATCGTTATCGCCTAATGTTAAATTAAAGGATTACAAGGATAAAAAGGGATTCCAGGCGGTTCAATGATTAAATACTATGAGACCAAACATAAATAGACTGTTGTATGTTATGGGAAAAATCGTTGACTGAGGTttctctcaaaatctattggCGCTCATATCAGTACTTTGGATCATATCATAAACA
This genomic interval from Brassica napus cultivar Da-Ae chromosome A6, Da-Ae, whole genome shotgun sequence contains the following:
- the LOC106348190 gene encoding probable E3 ubiquitin-protein ligase WAVH2 produces the protein MVFGWRKAFCNSVSSNQQQSSSHIPTPRLRSKFGFFSNPSTPRVQSPGGSGRGSGIGCRSAASTSAANPSLPTSPKLHCRTTSNATPRTSNSSTPKLLSNPSSPKSSSTHGGVSLLRATLLLNKSNNNRCGICLQRLNSGQINSTAIFTAECSHSFHLSCAVKLDGKRCPFCSAAWNYTPRSDAESVNLESDPGRGPEIREIKTGKSLRVYNDDETLAYSPVSLAHFNSIPESDENDDVDEEGHEFPGFFSDSSITPATFSGSIPPISGTLEVKMLPESAVVETGKRIETHVVVMKLKACLPSSSTADAIRASRPSIDLVTVLDLSSGGASLRTVKHALRLVISLLREMDRLSIVVFSTGSKRLMPLRRMTDKGRRSARRIVDALVGIETAGGGGMSVNDALKKAVKVVEDRRERNPSASIFVLSDGQDQPEAVLKAKLNSARVPFAVSTTRFYRSEIPVHSVSIASPSALHHAPLRDAFTERIASLLNVVLHDVKLNLGLVSGSPLTEISAVYSLTGRSGSFGSGSAVIVGDLFAEEEREYLVEFKVPTSSSSGSHHVMSVRSSVVDPATLQPLPCPKEKRFLIPRPQAVRFASSSIERLRNTHLVCRAVAGSRKLIERDDFAGAYQLLTTARSNASDDSLMSLDAELAELSRLKPRIGLANRTEEKPEQLTPTSAWKAAEKLAKVAIMRKHLNRVSDMHGLENARF